One part of the Hydrogenobacter sp. T-2 genome encodes these proteins:
- a CDS encoding LolA family protein — MRALLLFLFVVSLVVAQSFEDFERRLENIRSIRVDFVQRVQYPWQSKPEVSKGIFYAQKGGRFRIEYEQPERTLIVSDGVQVMVYVPRDRTAFLERVERNSSPVVEALFLVSRPLSEVFELVGEMEGSRGKTFILKPKVRDDYFSRVLVEVSSRGDIRGIRVEEKGGTITTIEFLRITTNFTPSENLFRVVVPEGARVVRP, encoded by the coding sequence ATGAGAGCCCTTTTGCTGTTCCTCTTTGTGGTATCCTTGGTTGTGGCACAGTCCTTTGAGGACTTTGAGAGAAGACTTGAGAATATAAGAAGTATAAGGGTGGACTTTGTGCAAAGAGTCCAGTATCCATGGCAGTCAAAACCAGAGGTATCAAAGGGAATATTCTACGCTCAGAAGGGAGGAAGGTTTAGGATAGAATACGAACAGCCAGAGAGGACCCTTATAGTGTCTGACGGAGTGCAGGTCATGGTTTATGTTCCCAGGGATAGGACTGCTTTTCTTGAACGAGTTGAAAGAAACAGCTCGCCGGTGGTGGAAGCCCTATTTCTGGTCTCAAGACCTCTCTCTGAGGTTTTTGAACTTGTGGGTGAGATGGAAGGTTCAAGAGGGAAGACCTTTATTCTCAAGCCAAAGGTAAGAGACGACTATTTTTCAAGGGTTTTGGTGGAGGTATCTTCAAGGGGAGATATAAGAGGTATAAGGGTTGAAGAAAAGGGTGGCACAATCACTACCATAGAGTTTCTAAGGATTACCACAAACTTTACACCCTCTGAAAACCTCTTTAGAGTGGTCGTTCCCGAAGGGGCGAGAGTTGTAAGACCATGA
- a CDS encoding M28 family peptidase, with protein sequence MKSERLEFFKEYAYKILTYNRLSGTEESRKTHKLVESFLEYASSKYEKETFYVRKFVPEEAQIRVGEESIKAVAYIGSKPIENKAYVKRNYIEGDIALVPDLTKEKALLAQQRGAVAIITYRSEDKADAYVHGHDMGANIPIVSIRREHVPKVEDSEVLLKVRSEERVIEGVNLFTEIGKGPVIYLVSHRDTVAGIRGAIGNGIGFLLLLFLYEELKDNYNLPYRLRFLITDCREVGMEGVRFHLRNGVKHTFYCINLEDIGWHNPVVVYKDMAGYNGERINEMFYRHLQEMRVDIDFCMVGELEGEHLPFKELGIQTLYLSSYPFTLKHTTYDNYDAISWDHVVMWHEVILSFLRRFHRL encoded by the coding sequence ATGAAAAGTGAAAGGTTGGAGTTTTTCAAAGAGTATGCTTATAAGATTTTGACTTACAACCGTCTATCGGGAACAGAAGAAAGCAGAAAAACCCACAAACTTGTGGAATCCTTTCTTGAGTATGCCTCCTCCAAGTATGAAAAAGAAACCTTTTATGTAAGAAAATTTGTGCCAGAGGAAGCACAGATAAGAGTAGGAGAGGAGAGTATAAAGGCTGTAGCCTACATAGGTAGTAAACCTATTGAGAATAAAGCCTATGTGAAAAGAAACTATATAGAGGGAGATATAGCCCTTGTGCCAGACCTAACTAAGGAAAAGGCTCTTTTGGCTCAGCAAAGGGGCGCGGTAGCTATAATAACCTATAGGTCGGAAGACAAGGCGGATGCATACGTGCACGGTCATGACATGGGTGCGAACATACCGATAGTCAGTATAAGGAGGGAGCATGTTCCCAAGGTGGAGGATTCTGAGGTTTTACTCAAAGTAAGGTCAGAGGAAAGGGTAATAGAGGGGGTAAACCTTTTCACGGAGATAGGAAAGGGTCCTGTGATATACCTGGTTTCTCATAGGGATACGGTGGCAGGAATACGTGGAGCTATTGGCAATGGTATTGGTTTTCTTCTCCTACTTTTTCTCTACGAGGAGTTAAAAGACAATTACAATTTACCTTATAGGCTCAGATTCCTTATCACTGACTGCAGAGAGGTAGGTATGGAAGGAGTAAGGTTTCACCTAAGAAACGGGGTAAAGCATACCTTTTATTGTATAAACCTTGAAGATATAGGGTGGCACAACCCTGTGGTCGTCTACAAAGATATGGCAGGATACAATGGAGAGAGGATAAACGAGATGTTCTACAGGCATTTGCAGGAAATGAGGGTGGATATAGATTTTTGCATGGTCGGTGAGCTGGAGGGTGAGCACTTACCCTTTAAGGAGTTAGGTATACAAACCCTCTATCTTAGCTCATACCCTTTTACTCTCAAGCACACCACCTATGACAACTATGACGCCATAAGCTGGGACCACGTGGTCATGTGGCACGAGGTTATACTATCTTTTCTTAGGAGGTTCCATAGGCTATGA
- the ilvE gene encoding branched-chain-amino-acid transaminase — protein sequence MEYAFFEGKFVPIEEAKINIKTNSFHYGTAIFEGIRAYWNEEHQQLYILFAREHYQRLLRNCKAMFMELPYSVEDLVNITVELLRKNQIKEDVYIRPIVYFKDLKLTPKLIDYTPEIAIYTYNFGRYLDTSKGIRVKVSSWRRNDDNSIPSRWKVAGAYVNSALAKTEALLAGYDEAIMLNQHGFVAEGSGENIFLIREGKAITPSYSEHILEGITRSAVKKLLKNELVVEIEERPVARSELYVADEIFLTGTAAEITPVVEVDNRKIGGGDVGAITKELQDIYFRAVRGMIERYFGWLTPVYEK from the coding sequence ATGGAATACGCCTTTTTTGAAGGAAAGTTTGTCCCAATAGAGGAAGCCAAAATAAACATAAAGACCAATTCCTTCCACTACGGCACTGCAATTTTTGAGGGCATAAGGGCTTATTGGAATGAGGAGCATCAGCAGTTATATATCCTCTTTGCAAGAGAGCATTACCAAAGACTGCTAAGAAACTGCAAAGCCATGTTTATGGAACTACCCTACAGTGTGGAAGACCTTGTAAACATAACCGTAGAACTACTCAGAAAAAATCAGATAAAAGAAGACGTTTACATAAGACCCATAGTCTACTTTAAGGACCTCAAGCTCACTCCCAAGCTAATAGACTATACGCCCGAAATAGCCATATACACCTACAACTTTGGAAGATATTTGGATACTTCAAAGGGTATAAGGGTAAAGGTATCCTCTTGGAGGAGGAATGACGACAACTCCATACCTTCAAGATGGAAGGTGGCTGGTGCTTATGTAAACAGTGCTTTGGCAAAAACAGAGGCTCTTCTGGCAGGATATGACGAAGCTATCATGTTAAACCAACATGGCTTTGTTGCAGAAGGTTCTGGAGAAAACATATTCCTGATAAGGGAAGGCAAGGCTATAACTCCCTCTTACTCTGAGCATATACTTGAGGGTATAACTCGCTCTGCGGTGAAGAAACTTCTTAAAAACGAGCTTGTGGTGGAGATAGAAGAGCGTCCCGTGGCAAGGAGTGAGCTATATGTGGCGGATGAGATATTTTTAACTGGCACTGCAGCGGAGATAACACCTGTGGTGGAAGTGGACAACAGGAAGATAGGTGGTGGTGATGTGGGAGCTATAACAAAAGAACTTCAAGATATATACTTCCGTGCGGTAAGAGGAATGATAGAGCGGTATTTTGGCTGGCTAACGCCTGTTTATGAAAAGTGA
- the panD gene encoding aspartate 1-decarboxylase has translation MKRFMLKSKIHRARITGAELHYEGSLSLDLALMESADLLPFEKIEVYNVSNGARFSTYVIPAPRYSGEVRLNGAAARLGAVGDIVIIASYGLFDKEELEGFRPYLVYVDENNQIREVRREMVIEGVSSWHDW, from the coding sequence ATGAAGAGGTTTATGTTAAAGTCAAAGATTCATAGAGCGAGGATAACGGGTGCGGAGCTACACTATGAGGGTAGCCTTTCCCTTGACCTTGCCCTTATGGAGTCTGCGGACCTTTTACCTTTTGAGAAGATAGAGGTGTATAATGTGAGCAACGGTGCGCGTTTTTCCACTTATGTAATACCAGCACCAAGATACTCTGGTGAAGTAAGGTTAAACGGTGCCGCTGCGAGGTTGGGTGCAGTGGGCGATATTGTGATAATAGCCTCCTATGGTCTATTTGACAAGGAGGAGCTTGAGGGTTTTAGACCTTACCTTGTTTATGTGGATGAGAACAATCAGATAAGGGAAGTAAGAAGGGAGATGGTTATAGAAGGTGTGAGTAGCTGGCATGATTGGTAA
- the tilS gene encoding tRNA lysidine(34) synthetase TilS — MKYHRLIRKVVQLQREKKLISEGTSLLVAFSGGVDSVALALCMLELRSFLSLKRLALAHINHQLRGEESYRDESFCVEFAKAKGLEVFVERIEVKLERENLEAKARELRYKALEEIRQREGFDLIATAHHLNDLVETVLLWLVRGAGREGLLGFEEKEGRVVRPLYLATREEIEDFVRSKKETWVEDSTNYDLSYARNLIRHKVIPELKKINPRLEESFLRLRKIIREEEDLLEDLTQKAIMEVFKEGELDRKSFLKLPQAIKRRITYHLYGIRNMKETERLINSIKKAIPLKRLGA, encoded by the coding sequence ATGAAATACCACAGGCTTATAAGAAAAGTGGTTCAGCTTCAAAGAGAGAAAAAACTCATATCAGAGGGAACTTCACTGCTTGTTGCCTTTTCTGGTGGTGTGGACTCTGTAGCCCTTGCCCTTTGTATGCTTGAACTAAGGAGTTTTCTAAGTCTCAAAAGGCTCGCACTGGCCCATATAAACCACCAACTCAGAGGAGAGGAGTCTTACAGAGACGAATCTTTTTGTGTAGAGTTTGCCAAGGCAAAAGGTCTTGAGGTATTTGTGGAGAGGATAGAAGTTAAATTGGAGAGAGAAAACCTTGAGGCTAAGGCAAGGGAGCTAAGATACAAGGCTCTCGAGGAGATAAGGCAAAGAGAAGGCTTTGACCTTATAGCAACCGCTCATCATCTTAATGACCTTGTGGAGACCGTCCTTCTGTGGCTTGTGCGTGGTGCAGGAAGGGAAGGGCTTTTAGGCTTTGAGGAGAAGGAGGGTAGGGTAGTTAGACCGCTATATTTAGCCACGAGGGAAGAGATAGAGGACTTTGTAAGGTCAAAGAAGGAAACCTGGGTGGAAGATTCTACCAACTACGACCTTAGCTATGCGAGAAACCTCATAAGGCATAAGGTTATCCCAGAGCTAAAGAAGATAAACCCAAGGCTTGAGGAGAGTTTTCTAAGGCTTAGGAAAATTATAAGAGAGGAAGAAGACTTGCTTGAGGACCTCACACAGAAAGCAATTATGGAAGTTTTCAAGGAAGGTGAGCTTGACAGGAAGTCCTTTTTGAAACTGCCACAAGCCATAAAGAGGCGTATAACTTATCACCTTTATGGTATAAGAAACATGAAAGAGACAGAGAGACTAATAAACAGCATAAAAAAGGCTATACCCTTGAAAAGGCTGGGTGCATGA
- the ftsH gene encoding ATP-dependent zinc metalloprotease FtsH, with protein sequence MQWMKSIFIWVVLLGFMVLAFNLFESNKGQTAVRTPINTVLELAEDGKLKEVKVKDNLLTGITTEGQKIETGIPPGSDIVNKLIEKGVRVEVAVQESSWLFPFLISWLPILLFIGIWIYMMRQVSGGGNPTSRAFSFGKSRAKVYIDEKPKVTLENVAGMEEVKEEVKEIIEYLKDPVKFQKLGGRPPKGVMFYGEPGVGKTLLAKAIAGEAHVPFISVSGSDFVEMFVGVGAARVRDLFDTAKKHAPCIIFIDEIDAVGRSRGALNLGGGHDEREQTLNQLLVEMDGFDTSEGIIVIAATNRPDILDPALLRPGRFDRQIYIPRPDVRGRYEILKVHAKDKKLSPNVDLEIVARATPGFTGADLENVLNEAALLAARRGKEVIEMQDIEDAIDRITMGLERKGMMISPKEKEKIAYHEMGHAIMSLMIPGSDALHKVSIIPRGMALGVTQQLPIDDKHMYDRQDLYGRILTLMGGRAAEEVFYGKEGITTGAENDLQRATELAYRMVSMWGMSERVGPLAVRRTINPFLGGMTTSVDISEDLRKEIDEEVKEILIRAYEDTKKVVMEHREAIRAVVKRLLEKETMSCEEVVEILKLHGVEVKNECKKEEFKMEGEKKKLEQEVA encoded by the coding sequence ATGCAGTGGATGAAGAGCATTTTTATATGGGTCGTTCTCTTAGGCTTTATGGTCCTTGCCTTTAATCTCTTTGAGAGCAATAAGGGACAGACAGCGGTCAGGACACCAATAAACACGGTGCTTGAGCTTGCAGAAGATGGTAAACTCAAAGAGGTAAAGGTTAAAGACAACCTGCTTACTGGCATAACCACAGAGGGTCAAAAGATAGAGACGGGCATACCACCCGGTTCAGACATAGTCAACAAACTCATAGAAAAAGGGGTTAGAGTAGAAGTTGCGGTGCAAGAAAGTAGCTGGCTTTTTCCCTTTCTCATTTCTTGGCTTCCCATACTTCTTTTTATAGGTATATGGATATACATGATGAGGCAGGTTAGCGGTGGCGGAAATCCCACCTCAAGGGCTTTCAGCTTTGGAAAAAGCAGGGCAAAGGTCTACATAGATGAGAAGCCCAAGGTTACCCTTGAAAACGTGGCAGGCATGGAAGAGGTAAAGGAGGAGGTAAAGGAGATAATAGAATACCTAAAAGACCCTGTGAAGTTCCAAAAGCTGGGTGGAAGACCACCAAAGGGTGTAATGTTCTACGGAGAGCCAGGTGTGGGTAAGACCCTCTTAGCAAAGGCTATAGCAGGCGAGGCTCATGTGCCTTTTATATCCGTATCTGGTTCTGATTTTGTGGAGATGTTTGTGGGTGTGGGTGCGGCACGCGTGAGAGACCTTTTTGATACTGCTAAAAAGCACGCACCTTGTATTATATTCATAGATGAGATAGATGCGGTGGGTCGCTCAAGGGGTGCTTTAAATCTTGGTGGTGGGCATGACGAAAGGGAACAAACCTTGAACCAGCTTCTTGTGGAGATGGACGGCTTTGATACCTCAGAGGGTATAATCGTCATAGCGGCTACCAACAGACCAGACATACTTGACCCTGCACTTTTGAGACCTGGTAGGTTTGACAGACAGATATACATACCCAGACCCGATGTGAGGGGAAGATACGAGATACTCAAGGTTCATGCAAAGGATAAAAAGCTCTCACCCAATGTGGACCTTGAGATAGTGGCAAGGGCTACGCCTGGCTTTACTGGTGCGGACTTAGAGAACGTGCTAAACGAGGCAGCACTTTTGGCAGCAAGAAGGGGCAAGGAAGTCATAGAAATGCAGGATATAGAAGATGCCATAGACAGAATAACTATGGGGCTTGAGAGAAAGGGTATGATGATATCTCCAAAAGAGAAGGAAAAGATAGCCTACCATGAGATGGGACATGCCATAATGAGCTTAATGATTCCTGGTTCTGATGCTCTTCACAAGGTTTCCATAATACCCAGAGGCATGGCACTTGGTGTCACCCAACAGCTACCCATAGATGACAAGCATATGTATGATAGGCAGGACTTGTATGGCAGAATACTTACTCTCATGGGTGGTCGTGCTGCAGAAGAAGTCTTTTATGGCAAAGAGGGCATTACCACAGGTGCGGAAAACGACCTACAGAGGGCAACCGAACTCGCTTATAGGATGGTTTCCATGTGGGGTATGAGTGAGCGTGTGGGTCCATTGGCAGTGAGAAGGACAATAAATCCTTTCTTGGGTGGCATGACTACATCTGTAGATATAAGCGAAGACCTCAGAAAGGAAATAGATGAGGAGGTAAAGGAGATACTTATAAGGGCTTATGAAGATACCAAGAAGGTGGTTATGGAACACAGGGAAGCCATACGGGCAGTGGTAAAAAGGCTCTTGGAGAAGGAAACCATGTCCTGTGAGGAGGTGGTAGAGATACTAAAACTACATGGGGTTGAGGTAAAGAACGAGTGCAAAAAGGAAGAATTTAAGATGGAAGGAGAAAAGAAAAAACTTGAGCAGGAGGTAGCGTAA
- the leuC gene encoding 3-isopropylmalate dehydratase large subunit, giving the protein MGMTITEKILADHAGKKEVHAGELITVKIDLAMANDVTAPLAIKILEKYGIQKVFDPEKIALVLSHFVPAKDIKSAEQAKMVRDFAKKHNIRWFFQEGEGIEHTILPEQGIVVPGDLVVGADSHTCTYGGIGAFATGMGSTDIAYAMATGETWLKVPPTMKFIFYGKLQPWVFGKDLILYTIGQIGVDGALYKAMEFDGEAIRSLSVEQRLTIANMAIEAGGKSGIIAPDEKTIEYVSQRAKKPWKVYQSDPDAQYEVVYEWNAGEIEPLVAWPYLPSNVHPVSESTHITIDQAFIGSCTNGRIEDLRIAAKILKGKKVHPYVRCIVIPASKQVYMQALKEGLIDIFLSAGCSVSVSTCGPCLGGHMGILAEGERCISTSNRNFPGRMGHPKSEAYLANPAVVAASAVLGRIAHPEEVVKKEELEEVLA; this is encoded by the coding sequence ATGGGTATGACCATAACGGAGAAGATACTTGCAGACCACGCAGGTAAGAAGGAGGTTCACGCAGGCGAGCTTATAACGGTAAAGATAGACCTCGCCATGGCAAACGACGTGACCGCACCCCTCGCCATTAAGATATTGGAAAAATATGGCATTCAGAAGGTCTTTGACCCGGAAAAGATTGCTCTTGTGCTTTCTCACTTTGTGCCAGCAAAGGATATAAAGTCCGCAGAGCAAGCAAAGATGGTGCGGGACTTTGCCAAAAAACATAACATAAGGTGGTTTTTCCAAGAGGGTGAGGGTATAGAGCATACCATCCTACCAGAGCAGGGTATTGTTGTTCCTGGAGACCTTGTGGTTGGTGCGGACTCTCACACATGCACCTATGGAGGCATAGGAGCCTTTGCCACTGGTATGGGTTCTACGGACATAGCCTACGCTATGGCAACGGGAGAAACTTGGCTAAAGGTCCCACCTACCATGAAGTTTATCTTCTATGGGAAGCTCCAGCCTTGGGTTTTTGGAAAGGATCTCATCCTTTACACTATAGGTCAAATAGGTGTGGATGGGGCTTTATACAAGGCTATGGAGTTTGATGGCGAAGCCATAAGAAGCCTTTCTGTGGAGCAGAGGCTCACCATAGCCAACATGGCAATAGAGGCAGGTGGCAAGAGCGGAATTATAGCACCCGATGAGAAGACTATAGAATATGTATCTCAGAGGGCTAAAAAGCCATGGAAGGTATACCAAAGCGACCCAGATGCCCAGTACGAAGTGGTATACGAATGGAACGCCGGTGAGATAGAGCCTTTGGTGGCTTGGCCCTATCTTCCTTCAAACGTCCATCCTGTGTCTGAGTCAACCCATATAACCATAGACCAAGCCTTTATAGGCTCTTGCACCAATGGAAGAATAGAAGACCTAAGGATTGCGGCAAAGATACTAAAAGGTAAAAAGGTCCATCCCTATGTGAGATGTATAGTCATTCCTGCGTCAAAGCAGGTTTACATGCAGGCTTTGAAGGAAGGACTCATAGATATATTCCTGTCTGCTGGGTGTTCTGTTTCTGTATCCACATGCGGTCCTTGCCTTGGTGGTCATATGGGTATATTGGCAGAGGGTGAGCGATGCATATCCACATCTAACCGAAACTTCCCCGGTAGGATGGGACATCCAAAGAGCGAAGCCTATTTGGCAAACCCTGCAGTGGTTGCCGCCAGTGCAGTGCTTGGTAGGATAGCTCATCCAGAGGAGGTTGTCAAAAAGGAAGAGCTTGAAGAGGTTCTTGCTTGA
- a CDS encoding Mut7-C RNAse domain-containing protein, which produces MKRFLLEADLHRLAYWLRLLGQDALLLKTAISKVEVLKHQGRVFITTSRKLEQHFKAWGIEYLIIPKDEWEVQLCLLIKYFQIEPVLKLNRCYHCNGELLAVNREEVNDRVPPMVYLYGRDFTLCPQCGKAYWKGSHHPKLRRALRKILASC; this is translated from the coding sequence TTGAAGAGGTTCTTGCTTGAGGCAGACCTACATAGGCTTGCCTACTGGCTCAGACTTCTGGGCCAGGATGCACTTCTTTTAAAGACCGCTATAAGTAAGGTGGAAGTTCTAAAGCATCAAGGTAGGGTTTTTATAACCACTTCACGAAAGCTTGAGCAACACTTCAAAGCTTGGGGCATAGAATACTTGATAATTCCTAAAGATGAATGGGAAGTCCAGCTCTGCCTTCTTATAAAATACTTTCAAATAGAGCCAGTGCTTAAACTCAACAGGTGTTACCACTGCAACGGAGAGCTTTTAGCAGTGAATAGAGAAGAGGTAAATGACAGGGTTCCACCCATGGTTTATCTCTATGGAAGAGACTTCACCCTTTGTCCTCAATGTGGCAAAGCCTATTGGAAAGGTTCACATCATCCAAAATTAAGAAGAGCCTTGAGAAAGATTCTTGCTTCCTGTTAG
- the hemG gene encoding protoporphyrinogen oxidase, giving the protein MIDVAVVGAGISGLSVALHLKSKGFSVHVFEKEELPGGNIQTVRKNGYILELGPQTVLADAKVEEFLKKVGISPQYAEESSKIRYVYKKGKLIPLPMSPISFLKSPLLSFGAKLKVLREPFVPPSVKTEESIGEFVRRRLGREFLDYIVAPFVSGVYAGDPEGLSVKYAVRRVYELEQKFGSLIKGAIKLKALGPGGRLISFESGNYALIEKLSSELKVDTENVVLKIRRKENYFVLDAKKGKYEARAVVVSAPATSAGYLLRDISWSASEEFDSIYYAPVIVLHVSVRSGSIPPGFGFLVPRVEGKRILGVLFSSQIFKSRSPEGKELLTIYMGGATDPEIIDYEEQEIINIAQRELKETLGVDDVELLNITRWKKAIPQYTLGYGKYLELTKTLERENPGLFLTGNYLHGVSVADCIRSSDEVAKRVEEYLTGSKNLSQGSS; this is encoded by the coding sequence ATGATAGACGTTGCGGTAGTTGGTGCAGGCATATCTGGTCTTTCCGTAGCCTTGCATCTTAAAAGCAAGGGCTTTAGTGTTCATGTTTTTGAAAAGGAAGAGCTACCCGGTGGTAACATACAGACTGTAAGAAAAAATGGATACATACTTGAGCTTGGTCCTCAAACGGTGTTAGCGGATGCAAAGGTGGAGGAGTTTCTAAAGAAGGTAGGCATAAGTCCACAATACGCAGAGGAGAGCTCCAAAATAAGGTATGTATACAAAAAAGGTAAGCTAATACCCCTCCCCATGTCCCCTATTAGTTTTCTAAAGTCTCCTCTTTTGTCCTTTGGTGCCAAGCTCAAGGTCTTGAGAGAACCCTTTGTTCCACCCTCAGTAAAAACGGAGGAAAGCATAGGAGAGTTTGTTCGCAGAAGGCTTGGCAGGGAGTTTCTTGACTACATAGTTGCTCCCTTCGTGTCGGGTGTTTACGCAGGAGACCCAGAAGGACTTTCTGTAAAGTATGCGGTCAGAAGGGTCTACGAGCTTGAGCAAAAATTTGGAAGTCTTATAAAAGGAGCTATAAAGCTAAAGGCTCTGGGTCCTGGTGGTAGGCTTATCTCCTTTGAGAGTGGAAACTACGCGTTGATAGAGAAGCTTTCTTCTGAGCTAAAGGTTGACACGGAAAACGTGGTTCTCAAAATAAGAAGGAAGGAAAACTACTTTGTGCTTGATGCCAAAAAGGGTAAATATGAAGCAAGGGCTGTGGTGGTCTCTGCTCCTGCTACCTCCGCAGGCTACCTACTGAGAGATATATCATGGAGTGCGTCGGAAGAGTTTGACAGTATATATTACGCACCCGTTATAGTCCTACATGTGAGCGTAAGGTCTGGTTCAATTCCTCCTGGCTTTGGCTTCCTCGTGCCAAGGGTGGAAGGTAAAAGGATTCTTGGAGTTTTGTTCTCCTCTCAGATATTCAAAAGTAGGTCTCCAGAAGGCAAGGAGCTTTTGACCATCTACATGGGCGGAGCCACAGACCCAGAGATAATAGACTATGAAGAACAAGAAATAATAAACATAGCCCAAAGGGAGCTGAAAGAAACGCTTGGTGTAGACGATGTGGAGCTTCTTAACATAACGAGGTGGAAAAAAGCCATACCTCAATACACCCTCGGCTATGGAAAATACCTTGAGTTGACAAAGACCCTCGAGAGAGAAAACCCAGGACTTTTCTTAACTGGAAATTACCTGCACGGTGTGTCTGTTGCGGACTGTATAAGGTCAAGTGATGAGGTGGCAAAGAGAGTGGAAGAATACCTAACAGGAAGCAAGAATCTTTCTCAAGGCTCTTCTTAA
- a CDS encoding thiazole synthase, producing MLDYERLLEDDYLEIAGKRFRSRLIIGSGKFKSFQENKEVLESCGAEMITVAVRRVNITDRNKENLLDYIDPQKYQILPNTAGCYTGDEAIRTAMLAREATGINWVKLEVIGDQKTLLPDMEETLKAAKFLVKEGFVVLPYIFDDPIYAKKFEDIGCAAVMPLAAPIGSGLGMQNPYNLIFIKEAVSVPVIVDAGIGSAADIPPVMELGVDAILTNTALAEAKDPIKMAVAMKYAVIAGRLSYLAGRMPKRTYAVPSSPLKGVPYKT from the coding sequence ATGTTAGACTATGAAAGGCTTTTGGAGGATGACTACCTTGAGATCGCAGGCAAACGCTTTCGCTCAAGGCTCATAATAGGCTCTGGTAAGTTCAAAAGCTTTCAGGAAAACAAAGAGGTTCTTGAGTCCTGTGGTGCAGAGATGATAACCGTGGCGGTCAGAAGGGTAAACATAACAGACAGAAACAAAGAAAACCTACTTGACTACATAGACCCTCAAAAGTATCAGATACTTCCAAACACAGCAGGCTGTTACACTGGAGACGAGGCTATAAGGACTGCCATGCTGGCAAGGGAGGCAACAGGCATAAACTGGGTAAAACTTGAAGTTATAGGAGACCAAAAGACCCTCCTACCAGACATGGAAGAGACCCTAAAGGCAGCGAAGTTTCTGGTAAAGGAAGGCTTTGTAGTCCTGCCCTATATCTTTGACGACCCCATATACGCCAAGAAGTTTGAAGACATAGGCTGTGCTGCGGTAATGCCCCTTGCAGCACCCATAGGTTCTGGTCTTGGTATGCAAAACCCTTATAACCTTATCTTCATCAAGGAAGCGGTCTCAGTGCCCGTTATAGTGGACGCAGGCATAGGAAGTGCTGCGGACATTCCACCGGTGATGGAGCTTGGTGTGGACGCAATTCTTACTAACACAGCCCTCGCGGAGGCAAAAGACCCCATAAAGATGGCGGTCGCTATGAAGTATGCGGTTATTGCAGGAAGGCTCTCTTACCTTGCGGGAAGGATGCCAAAGAGAACCTATGCAGTGCCTTCCTCACCTCTTAAGGGAGTGCCCTATAAGACATGA
- the thiS gene encoding sulfur carrier protein ThiS: protein MRIIVNGKPLEVEEDISLLALLEKNRIEVRPVGLAVAVNEEIVPKSRYAEYKLKEGDRVEIVNIVGGG from the coding sequence ATGAGGATCATAGTTAACGGCAAGCCCTTGGAGGTGGAAGAGGATATCAGTCTGCTTGCTCTTTTAGAGAAAAACCGCATAGAGGTAAGACCCGTGGGACTTGCGGTGGCGGTAAACGAGGAGATAGTCCCAAAGAGTAGATATGCGGAGTACAAGCTGAAAGAGGGAGATAGGGTTGAGATAGTAAACATTGTAGGAGGTGGATAG
- a CDS encoding cytochrome c oxidase subunit II: protein MDRAEKFALKVTLVLLGVFTGLLVYAAKGLNIDVPTCITDVEPFTEGKLIQHAEDRYELHLLAKMWYFEPGEIEIPAGSVVDIYLTSADVIHGIKIVGTNVNLMAIPGAVAYARYKFDKPGEYLIVCHEYCGIGHQNMAGKLIVKPTTTARR, encoded by the coding sequence ATGGACAGAGCAGAAAAGTTCGCTCTCAAAGTTACATTAGTATTGCTTGGCGTGTTTACCGGTCTTCTTGTTTACGCTGCCAAAGGTCTAAACATTGACGTGCCCACCTGCATTACAGATGTAGAGCCCTTCACAGAGGGTAAGCTAATCCAACATGCGGAAGACAGATACGAGCTTCACCTACTTGCTAAGATGTGGTATTTTGAGCCGGGGGAAATTGAAATACCAGCAGGGTCTGTAGTGGACATTTACCTTACCAGTGCGGATGTCATCCACGGTATAAAGATAGTAGGCACAAATGTGAACCTAATGGCTATTCCCGGTGCGGTTGCTTATGCAAGGTATAAGTTTGACAAACCTGGAGAATATCTCATAGTGTGCCACGAATACTGTGGTATAGGTCACCAAAACATGGCTGGAAAACTCATAGTAAAGCCAACTACAACAGCAAGGAGGTAA